The genomic segment ATACCAGCGGCTGTGGAGGTATATTGATTTTGGTATATGGCCTCATTCTGTCTTTCTCCTGAAAGGAGAAAGGACCAACCCGCCGATGCCGCAGCTTCCTACGGAGATGAGGCGGCTCAAACTTCACTCTTATGATTCTATCTCCATGTCCACTCGTATCATCCCGGCGCGATGCTGGTCTCCAGAGCCAGATGCGATCGAACCGCCAAAAGTTCGTGAGAGACCCATTCGCTTCAGCGAGACGCCGGTGTCGAATGTCAGAGGGGGTTAAACACCCTCGTGTTTACGCCAATCCGAAGCCCGACGCCCGTGCGAGCTTGAGAGACCCATTCACCTCAGCGCGACGCCGGTGTCGAGTGACAGGTGCGATTAACAGCTTCAGCTCGCGCGCCGACGGCGCGCTAACACGCCTGTGTTTAGAACAGCCACGGGCGGCGCTGCTTGTCCTGCTCCTCGAAGGCCGTGATGGCGGCGTCGTTTTCCAGCGTCAGCGCGATGTCGTCGAGCCCGTTGTAGAGGCAGTGCTTGCGGAAGGGCTCGATCTCGAAACCGTAGGTCCCGACCTCGGGATCGGTGACGGTCTGGGCGTCCAGATCCACGGTGAAGCGGCCCCCGTCGCCGCGTTCGGCGAGGGCGCGCAGGTGGCGCACCTGCTCGACGGGCAGGGTGATGGGCAGGATACCGTTCTTGAAGCAGTTGCCGTAAAAGATGTCGGCGAAGCTTTCGGCGATGATGCAGCGGATGCCGTGGTCCAGCAGCGCCCAGGGGGCGTGCTCGCGCGACGAGCCGCAGCCGAAGTTGTCGCCGGCGATCAGGATCTGCGCGCCCTGGTACTCGGGTCGGTCGAGGACGAAGTCGACCGGATCGCCGTTGTCGTCGAAGCGCAGGTCGTAGAAGAGCCCGCGCGACAGGCCGGTGCGCTTGATCGTCTTCAGGAACTGCTTGGGGATGATCATGTCGGTGTCGACGTTGTCCATCCCCAACGGCACCGCCGTCGCGGTCAGACGCGTGAAGGGCTCCATGATGCCGGACCTCCGCTGATGACTGGCGGCAGGGATGTAACCATCCACGGCCGCCGCGGCAAGCATCGCCGCTTTTACGGGCAGGGGTAGGTGTAGACGCGGTGGATGTCCTCCAGCTCGGCCAGCAGCTCCTCGGACAGCGTGACGTCGTG from the Limimonas halophila genome contains:
- the leuD gene encoding 3-isopropylmalate dehydratase small subunit; translation: MEPFTRLTATAVPLGMDNVDTDMIIPKQFLKTIKRTGLSRGLFYDLRFDDNGDPVDFVLDRPEYQGAQILIAGDNFGCGSSREHAPWALLDHGIRCIIAESFADIFYGNCFKNGILPITLPVEQVRHLRALAERGDGGRFTVDLDAQTVTDPEVGTYGFEIEPFRKHCLYNGLDDIALTLENDAAITAFEEQDKQRRPWLF